A single Lactuca sativa cultivar Salinas chromosome 8, Lsat_Salinas_v11, whole genome shotgun sequence DNA region contains:
- the LOC111882379 gene encoding probable polyol transporter 4 — MGVQETGDDENKGTKNKYRRMDSELTDYGNKDPEVVQYNQTQRQRSKRTRKYVFACAVFASLNNVLLGYDVGVMSGAIIFIQEDLNITELQEEILIGSLSVISILGSLAGGRVSDAVGRKWSMGLAAIIFQIGAAVMTFAPTFKFLMIGRLLAGVGIGFGVMIAPVYIAEISPTISRGSFTSFPEIFINLGILLGYVSNYAFSGFSSHTNWRIMLAVGILPSIFIAFAIFIIPESPRWLVMQNRVDEARSVLMKTNEMDSEAEERLSEILASAGAKTGDTAVWRELLTPTPSVRRMLFTGIGIQCFQQITGIDATVYYSPEILQTAGLHDKSRLLAATVAVGISKTAFIMVAILVIDKVGRKPLLYVSTIGMTCCLCGLAIALSLFNGTSIGVELVILLVCGNVAFFSVGIGPICGVLTSEIFPLRLRAQAFSLGAVGNRVCSGIVAMSFLSVSHAISMSGTFFIFTMVSGLSVIFVYKFVPETKGKSLEQIESLFGNEHDSLENEVELSDTQRLVPNQEKSPFII, encoded by the exons ATGGGTGTCCAAGAAACTGGGGATGATGAAAATAAAGGAACAAAGAACAAGTACAGAAGAATGGATTCTGAGCTTACTGATTATGGTAATAAGGATCCGGAGGTTGTACAATACAATCAGACACAGCGACAAAGAAGCAAGAGAACCAGAAAGTACGTTTTTGCTTGTGCTGTTTTCGCATCTCTCAACAATGTCCTTCTTGGCTATG ATGTAGGTGTTATGAGTGGAGCAATCATATTCATCCAAGAGGACCTAAACATCACAGAGCTTCAGGAAGAGATTCTCATCGGTAGCCTAAGTGTCATCTCCATATTGGGTAGTTTGGCCGGAGGAAGAGTCTCCGACGCCGTTGGCCGGAAATGGAGTATGGGTCTTGCTGCAATCATCTTCCAGATTGGTGCAGCTGTAATGACCTTCGCTCCTACTTTCAAATTTCTAATGATAGGTCGACTCCTTGCCGGAGTCGGCATCGGTTTTGGTGTCATGATAGCTCCTGTCTACATCGCCGAAATTTCTCCGACTATCTCTCGAGGTTCATTCACCTCATTTCCCGAAATTTTCATAAACCTCGGGATTCTACTAGGCTATGTGTCTAACTATGCGTTTTCTGGATTTTCTTCCCACACAAATTGGCGAATCATGCTCGCAGTTGGAATCCTCCCGTCTATTTTCATAGCATTTGCAATATTCATAATCCCGGAATCACCAAGGTGGTTAGTGATGCAAAACCGAGTCGATGAAGCAAGATCGGTTTTGATGAAAACAAATGAGATGGACTCTGAGGCGGAGGAGCGGCTATCGGAGATACTAGCATCCGCCGGAGCAAAAACCGGAGACACCGCCGTCTGGCGGGAATTGCTAACTCCGACCCCATCCGTCCGGCGAATGCTGTTCACTGGAATCGGAATCCAATGTTTCCAACAGATCACCGGAATTGACGCGACGGTGTACTACAGCCCTGAGATCCTACAAACCGCCGGACTTCATGACAAGTCAAGGCTTTTAGCCGCAACCGTAGCCGTCGGAATCTCGAAAACCGCCTTTATCATGGTGGCGATTTTAGTAATAGATAAAGTAGGAAGAAAGCCGTTACTATACGTGAGCACCATTGGAATGACTTGTTGTTTGTGTGGTTTGGCAATCGCTCTCTCGTTATTTAATGGAACATCTATCGGAGTGGAATTGGTGATTCTATTGGTTTGTGGGAATGTGGCGTTCTTTTCGGTTGGAATCGGACCAATTTGCGGAGTTTTGACATCGGAGATATTTCCATTGCGGTTAAGGGCACAAGCATTCTCGTTAGGTGCGGTAGGGAATAGGGTTTGTAGTGGTATTGTTGCAATGTCGTTTTTATCTGTTTCTCATGCCATTTCGATGTCCGggacattttttatttttaccaTGGTATCTGGTTTATCGGTTATTTTCGTTTACAAATTTGTTCCTGAGACGAAAGGAAAATCATTGGAACAAATTGAGTCGTTGTTCGGTAACGAACACGATTCACTAGAAAACGAAGTGGAGCTATCAGATACTCAACGGTTGGTGCCAAATCAAGAAAAATCGCCATTTATTATATGA